One window of the Paenibacillus beijingensis genome contains the following:
- the rpmF gene encoding 50S ribosomal protein L32 — MAVPQRRTSKTRRDKRRTHFKLSVPGMVKCEQCGELKLAHHVCKVCGYYKTKEIISQ; from the coding sequence ATGGCAGTACCACAACGTAGAACGTCCAAAACTCGCCGCGACAAACGCCGCACGCACTTCAAGCTTTCCGTGCCGGGCATGGTGAAATGCGAACAATGCGGAGAGCTGAAACTGGCTCACCACGTTTGCAAAGTTTGCGGGTATTATAAAACGAAAGAGATTATTTCGCAATAA
- a CDS encoding YceD family protein, with amino-acid sequence MYLHIQEAISKGLNLSYRQNLDTGELFKDKPDVLSAGPLRVNLEARPEGRSVRVTGELAIDLEMACSRCLDPVKEQVTIPFEEVFVPSSALSGDEDEDEIIVVKEEKVDLIPYIHEYTLLYLPFAPLCGSDCKGICPDCGQNLNERACGCSKDVINPKFAALKDLFDS; translated from the coding sequence ATGTACCTTCATATTCAGGAAGCTATATCCAAAGGGCTCAATCTATCCTATCGGCAGAATCTCGACACCGGCGAACTCTTTAAAGACAAGCCGGACGTGTTGTCCGCCGGACCGCTCCGCGTCAATCTCGAAGCGCGCCCTGAAGGCCGTTCCGTAAGAGTGACGGGCGAGCTGGCGATAGATCTGGAAATGGCCTGCTCCCGGTGCCTGGATCCCGTCAAGGAACAGGTGACGATTCCGTTTGAGGAAGTGTTTGTTCCAAGCAGCGCGCTCAGCGGCGATGAAGATGAGGACGAGATTATTGTGGTGAAAGAGGAAAAGGTCGATCTGATCCCTTACATCCATGAATATACGCTCCTGTACTTGCCGTTTGCACCGCTGTGCGGCAGCGACTGCAAGGGAATCTGTCCGGATTGCGGCCAAAATTTGAACGAACGCGCTTGCGGCTGCTCCAAAGACGTCATCAATCCGAAATTTGCAGCGCTGAAAGATCTGTTCGATTCTTAA
- a CDS encoding ABC transporter substrate-binding protein, with product MVNRIRKFASTALALIAASSLLLSACGKEETSKASAANNGGLEVTELRYQGSVGAVTFPELAEDLGYLAPLKLKFIGNTISGPQDIQSVVTGDTDFGGAFNGAIVKLLAAKAPITPVVSYYGVDDNTWTGYYVLDGSPIKTAKDLIGKKIAVNTLGAHHEFVIKEYLHREGLTPEEIKQVTLVVVPPVTGEQTLRANQVDVATLGGVLRDKALERGGIHPLFRDIDLFGTFSAGSYVLTNKFIKENPNAARKFVEGVAKAIEWARTTPRDEVIARYEKIINNRGRKEDTKTVQFWKSTGIAGKGGLINDSEFTTWVDWLVKEGTLKEGELNGKELFSNEFNPYLNEAK from the coding sequence ATGGTTAATCGTATTCGCAAGTTCGCAAGTACGGCACTCGCTCTTATCGCTGCTTCTTCTCTTCTGCTGTCGGCATGCGGAAAAGAGGAAACATCGAAAGCCAGCGCGGCGAACAATGGGGGATTGGAGGTAACGGAACTTCGATATCAAGGGAGCGTCGGCGCGGTTACGTTTCCCGAATTGGCTGAAGATCTCGGCTATCTGGCGCCGCTCAAGCTGAAGTTTATCGGCAATACGATCAGCGGTCCGCAGGATATCCAGTCCGTCGTGACGGGTGATACCGACTTCGGGGGCGCGTTCAACGGCGCAATTGTCAAGCTGCTGGCGGCCAAAGCTCCGATTACGCCGGTTGTTTCCTACTACGGTGTCGACGATAACACGTGGACCGGCTATTACGTGCTGGACGGCAGCCCGATCAAGACGGCCAAAGATTTGATCGGCAAAAAAATCGCCGTCAATACGCTTGGAGCGCATCATGAGTTTGTCATTAAAGAGTATCTGCACCGGGAAGGGCTGACGCCTGAGGAGATCAAGCAGGTGACGCTGGTTGTCGTTCCGCCTGTCACGGGCGAGCAGACGCTGCGAGCCAATCAGGTCGACGTTGCCACGCTGGGAGGCGTGCTTCGGGATAAAGCGCTCGAGCGCGGCGGAATCCATCCCTTGTTCCGGGACATTGACTTGTTCGGTACGTTCAGCGCAGGCAGCTATGTACTGACGAACAAATTCATCAAGGAAAATCCAAACGCCGCCCGCAAATTCGTCGAAGGGGTAGCCAAAGCGATTGAATGGGCACGTACGACGCCGCGGGACGAAGTGATTGCCCGCTACGAGAAGATCATCAACAACCGGGGCCGTAAAGAGGACACGAAGACGGTGCAGTTCTGGAAAAGCACCGGGATCGCCGGCAAAGGCGGCTTAATCAATGACAGTGAGTTTACGACGTGGGTCGATTGGCTTGTCAAAGAAGGCACCCTCAAAGAGGGAGAGCTGAATGGGAAGGAGCTCTTCAGCAATGAGTTCAATCCTTATCTTAACGAAGCGAAATAA
- the plsX gene encoding phosphate acyltransferase PlsX, which produces MRIAIDAMGGDHAPELIVQGAIEAAREWPDTRLLLVGREDEVKAYLKGESLPNLEIIHADEIIESDEEPVKAVRRKKNASMVVAARLVREGNADALLSAGNTGALMTAGLLIIGRMEGIERPALAPMLPTMDDGGMLALDLGANMDAKPEHLLQYAIMGSIYREKVHGIAGPRVGLLNVGTEPMKGNEMSKAAFELLQAAPVHFVGNVEARDVLERPCDVLVCDGFAGNILLKAMEGTAGPLMKELRKAFTRSWLTKLAGAIMMPGLRQLRNKMDYKHHGGAPLLGLNSLVVKCHGSSDAMAVKNAVRQARIAMETQLIETIAKEISGK; this is translated from the coding sequence GTGCGGATCGCCATTGATGCGATGGGTGGAGACCATGCACCCGAGTTGATTGTGCAGGGAGCTATTGAAGCGGCGCGTGAATGGCCGGATACAAGGCTTCTGCTCGTCGGACGGGAGGATGAGGTCAAAGCCTACTTGAAAGGCGAAAGTTTGCCGAACCTCGAAATCATCCATGCGGATGAGATTATCGAATCGGACGAAGAGCCGGTTAAAGCGGTGCGGCGCAAAAAAAACGCTTCGATGGTTGTGGCGGCCCGTCTTGTCCGCGAGGGTAACGCCGATGCGCTGCTGTCTGCAGGCAACACGGGGGCGCTGATGACGGCCGGCCTGCTGATCATCGGCCGGATGGAAGGCATTGAGCGCCCGGCGCTTGCGCCTATGCTGCCGACGATGGACGATGGGGGCATGCTCGCCCTTGATTTGGGCGCCAATATGGACGCGAAGCCGGAGCATCTGCTGCAGTACGCCATTATGGGCAGCATATACAGGGAGAAAGTGCACGGCATCGCGGGGCCGCGAGTCGGATTGCTCAACGTCGGAACGGAACCGATGAAGGGCAATGAGATGTCGAAAGCGGCATTTGAGCTGCTGCAAGCGGCGCCGGTTCATTTTGTCGGCAATGTCGAGGCGCGCGACGTGCTGGAACGTCCGTGCGACGTGCTCGTATGCGACGGATTTGCGGGCAATATATTGCTGAAGGCGATGGAAGGAACGGCCGGACCGCTCATGAAAGAGCTGCGGAAGGCGTTCACCCGTTCGTGGCTGACGAAGCTGGCGGGAGCCATCATGATGCCCGGACTTAGGCAGCTCCGCAACAAGATGGACTATAAGCACCATGGCGGAGCGCCGCTGCTCGGGCTTAACAGTCTGGTTGTAAAATGTCATGGCTCTTCGGATGCGATGGCGGTTAAGAACGCCGTCCGTCAGGCGCGGATCGCGATGGAGACGCAGCTGATTGAAACGATAGCAAAGGAAATTAGCGGGAAGTGA
- the rnc gene encoding ribonuclease III, which translates to MKRDRFGELQQRLGLRFRQQQLLKQAFTHTSYVNEHKGSAIDDNERLEFLGDAVLQLLVSEHLYTTYPERPEGELTRMRASIVCEPSLARFAEMLELGSYVRLGRGEEQLGGRQRPALLADLFEAFVGAVYLDGGVQAAREFLAAHLFSSMDSVAGLSVKDYKSKLQERAQHLTLGAVEYRIAEERGPAHDREFVVELRIGDEPYGSGIGRTKKEAEQKAAAEAWHSLGGGGNE; encoded by the coding sequence ATGAAGCGTGACAGATTCGGAGAGCTGCAGCAGCGGCTTGGACTTCGTTTTCGGCAGCAGCAGTTGCTCAAGCAGGCGTTCACCCATACCTCGTATGTGAACGAGCATAAAGGAAGCGCGATCGACGACAACGAGCGGCTGGAATTTCTCGGCGATGCCGTGCTCCAACTGCTCGTATCGGAGCATTTGTATACGACTTATCCCGAGCGTCCGGAAGGCGAGCTGACCCGGATGCGCGCTTCCATCGTTTGCGAGCCGTCGCTTGCCCGTTTTGCGGAAATGCTGGAGCTCGGTTCTTACGTGAGGCTCGGCCGGGGCGAGGAGCAGCTTGGCGGGCGGCAGCGTCCGGCGCTGCTCGCCGATCTGTTCGAGGCGTTTGTCGGCGCCGTCTACTTGGATGGCGGCGTTCAGGCGGCGCGCGAATTTCTGGCGGCTCATCTGTTCTCCAGCATGGACAGCGTCGCCGGCTTGTCGGTGAAGGATTACAAATCGAAGCTTCAGGAGCGCGCGCAGCATTTGACGCTTGGAGCAGTCGAATACCGGATTGCGGAAGAGCGCGGACCGGCGCATGACCGTGAATTTGTCGTCGAGCTGAGGATCGGCGACGAGCCTTACGGCAGCGGCATCGGCCGCACGAAGAAGGAAGCGGAGCAGAAGGCGGCAGCCGAAGCTTGGCACTCGCTTGGCGGCGGCGGGAACGAATAG
- a CDS encoding ABC transporter ATP-binding protein: MTAKISIQQVQKTFRVKRNLGHLKEEAQPVSALQDINLDVKQGEFMVIVGPSGCGKSTLLDLLAGLTKPSGGQILLDGKPITGPNLDRGIVFQQYALFPWKTALANVEFGLETKGVPRKERRAIAQQFIRLVGLAGFENRYPHELSGGMKQRIAIARSLAYDPDVLLMDEPFAALDAQTRETLQSELLRIWEATRKTIIFITHGIEEAVYLGQRVAVMTSRPGRIKEVIDIPFEARTSEEDLRSNPEFVKLRHRIWDLLKDEVHKAQEQEISKSLQAGHLKSNGKGAAEHG; the protein is encoded by the coding sequence ATGACGGCCAAAATCAGCATTCAACAGGTGCAGAAAACGTTTCGGGTCAAGCGCAATTTGGGACATTTGAAGGAGGAGGCCCAGCCCGTGTCCGCTCTGCAGGACATTAATCTGGATGTAAAGCAGGGCGAATTTATGGTCATCGTCGGACCATCGGGCTGCGGCAAATCGACGTTGCTTGATTTGCTGGCGGGGTTGACCAAGCCGAGCGGCGGACAAATTCTGCTGGACGGCAAACCGATAACCGGCCCTAATCTCGACCGGGGCATCGTGTTCCAGCAATATGCGCTGTTCCCTTGGAAAACGGCGCTTGCCAATGTTGAGTTCGGTCTGGAAACGAAGGGCGTTCCAAGAAAGGAACGAAGAGCTATCGCACAGCAGTTCATCCGGCTTGTCGGGCTGGCTGGCTTTGAGAACCGCTATCCGCACGAGCTGTCGGGCGGAATGAAACAGCGGATTGCCATCGCCAGAAGCCTTGCCTACGACCCGGATGTGCTGCTGATGGATGAGCCGTTCGCCGCGCTCGACGCCCAGACGCGCGAAACGCTGCAAAGCGAGCTGCTGCGGATTTGGGAAGCGACGAGGAAGACGATCATTTTCATTACGCACGGCATCGAAGAAGCGGTTTATTTGGGACAAAGGGTAGCGGTTATGACGTCCCGGCCCGGACGGATTAAGGAAGTGATCGATATTCCGTTTGAAGCGCGAACGTCGGAGGAAGACCTGCGCTCGAATCCCGAATTTGTGAAGCTGCGGCATCGGATCTGGGATTTGCTGAAGGATGAGGTGCACAAGGCGCAGGAGCAGGAGATTAGCAAAAGCTTGCAAGCAGGTCATTTGAAATCAAACGGCAAAGGAGCGGCTGAGCATGGCTAA
- the fabF gene encoding beta-ketoacyl-ACP synthase II, translated as MKQRVVVTGMGVITSLGSELETFWNNLMECKSGVSMIEGFDVSEYPTKIAAEIKDFNLEDYGVDKKEARRMDRFVQFGLAASLQAIKDADLKIGENVDAERVGVMIGSGIGGLGTWEEQHTILLEKGPRRVSPFFIPMMIANMASGQVSMATGAKGPNSTVVTACATGTHSIGDSFKLLQRGDVDAMICGGAEATIRPMAISGFCSMRAMSVRNDEPEKASRPFDTGRDGFVMGEGAGVLVLETLEHALARGARIYAEVIGYGLSGDAHHMTEPDPDGAARCMKMAIRDAGIAPEEVDYINAHGTSTPVGDKSETTAIKKTLGEHAYKVAVSSTKSMTGHLLGAAGGVEAVILGMTLKNGVIAPTINLDDQDPECDLDYVPNKPREADVRIALSNSFGFGGHNATIVMKKYEA; from the coding sequence ATGAAACAACGAGTAGTCGTTACCGGTATGGGAGTTATCACATCCCTCGGTTCCGAATTGGAAACGTTTTGGAACAATCTAATGGAATGTAAATCGGGCGTATCGATGATCGAAGGATTTGACGTATCCGAGTACCCGACGAAAATAGCCGCAGAAATTAAAGATTTCAACCTTGAGGATTACGGCGTAGATAAAAAAGAAGCCCGCAGGATGGACCGTTTCGTGCAGTTCGGACTTGCGGCAAGCCTGCAGGCGATTAAGGATGCGGATCTTAAAATCGGCGAGAACGTCGATGCCGAGCGTGTCGGCGTCATGATCGGCTCCGGCATTGGCGGTCTCGGCACATGGGAAGAGCAGCATACCATTTTGCTGGAAAAGGGCCCCCGGCGCGTAAGCCCGTTCTTTATTCCGATGATGATCGCCAACATGGCCTCGGGCCAGGTGTCGATGGCAACGGGCGCCAAAGGCCCTAACAGCACGGTCGTAACGGCATGTGCCACAGGCACGCATTCGATCGGGGACTCGTTCAAATTGCTGCAGCGCGGCGATGTCGACGCGATGATCTGCGGCGGAGCGGAAGCGACGATCCGGCCGATGGCCATATCCGGCTTTTGTTCCATGCGCGCCATGTCGGTGCGCAACGACGAGCCGGAGAAGGCAAGCCGGCCGTTCGATACCGGCCGAGACGGGTTTGTAATGGGCGAGGGCGCAGGCGTGCTCGTGCTGGAAACGCTGGAGCATGCGCTTGCGCGCGGAGCCCGGATTTATGCGGAAGTGATCGGTTATGGCCTGAGCGGCGACGCGCATCATATGACCGAGCCCGATCCGGACGGTGCTGCGCGCTGCATGAAGATGGCGATTCGCGACGCGGGCATTGCGCCGGAAGAAGTGGATTACATTAACGCGCACGGCACGTCGACTCCGGTCGGCGACAAGTCGGAGACGACTGCGATCAAGAAAACGCTCGGCGAGCATGCCTATAAAGTGGCCGTCAGCTCGACCAAGTCGATGACGGGTCATCTGCTTGGGGCGGCCGGCGGCGTCGAAGCCGTCATTCTAGGCATGACGCTGAAGAACGGCGTTATCGCGCCAACGATTAACCTGGACGACCAGGATCCAGAATGCGATCTCGATTACGTGCCGAATAAGCCGCGGGAGGCCGACGTGCGCATTGCGCTGTCCAATTCGTTCGGATTCGGCGGGCACAATGCGACCATTGTCATGAAGAAGTATGAAGCGTGA
- the fabG gene encoding 3-oxoacyl-[acyl-carrier-protein] reductase — translation MFADLTGKTALVTGASRGIGRAIAIALAEAGADVAVNYSGSETAAAETAAAIEALGRKAITLKANVGKSSEFDEMVKETIGKFGSLDILVNNAGITRDNLIMRMKEEEFDQVIETNLKGVFNGIKAVTRQMMKQRSGRIINISSVVGVLGNPGQANYVAAKAGVIGLTKASARELSSRGITVNCVAPGFIQTDMTDKLSAEMRESLSGQIPLARLGEPSDIAAAVRFLASDAAAYMTGQTLHVDGGMYM, via the coding sequence ATGTTTGCGGATTTAACGGGTAAGACCGCGCTTGTTACAGGAGCTTCCCGCGGCATCGGACGCGCGATCGCGATTGCGCTTGCGGAGGCGGGCGCCGACGTGGCGGTCAATTATTCGGGCAGCGAGACTGCGGCTGCGGAAACTGCCGCTGCGATCGAAGCGCTCGGCCGCAAGGCGATCACGCTGAAAGCGAACGTAGGCAAATCGTCCGAATTCGACGAGATGGTGAAGGAAACTATTGGAAAATTCGGCTCGCTTGACATTTTGGTGAATAACGCGGGAATTACCAGAGATAATTTAATTATGCGCATGAAGGAAGAAGAGTTTGACCAGGTGATCGAGACGAACCTGAAAGGCGTCTTCAACGGCATTAAAGCGGTCACCCGTCAAATGATGAAGCAGCGGTCCGGCCGCATCATTAACATTTCATCGGTTGTCGGCGTGCTTGGCAATCCCGGCCAGGCCAACTATGTCGCCGCCAAAGCAGGCGTGATCGGGCTTACGAAGGCGTCGGCCAGAGAATTGTCCTCGCGCGGGATTACCGTGAACTGCGTCGCGCCCGGATTTATCCAGACGGACATGACCGATAAGCTGTCCGCAGAAATGCGGGAATCGCTCAGCGGCCAAATTCCGCTGGCGCGCCTCGGAGAGCCCTCCGACATTGCCGCTGCGGTCCGTTTCCTGGCTTCGGACGCCGCCGCTTATATGACGGGTCAGACGCTGCATGTGGACGGCGGAATGTATATGTAA
- a CDS encoding nucleotidyltransferase, with translation MRTVGIIVEYNPFHNGHAYHIQKSLQLTGAEAVVAVMSGHFLQRGEPALMNKWARAETALRGGCDLVIELPLAYSIQAADWFAYGAVSLLEATGVVDSLCFGSESGDIAPLQRLARALQREPDAFKSMLDEALAAGAAYPAAYSAAAARYMLEAEGDSEAAAFPLAQPNNTLGLHYLLALERLGSAIEPCTIRREQAGYHDRAVPDGSGIASATAIRRLLLETGSMDGLRRFVPDSTERILAAECAAGRAPRSWDDYFAPLLHAIVTGTPRSLGAHHEWNEGLEHRLLAKLPHLKELRFETLLESLKTKRYTRTKLQRALLSLLLGLHKEDLTPQLLRGGVEYIRVLGFTGRGRRLLAAMRSKARLPIVMSAARAAADYHFLELDTRATAVYASAYPDAGPQDLLRDYYERPVIVDSPQR, from the coding sequence ATGCGGACAGTCGGTATTATAGTCGAATACAATCCGTTTCACAACGGTCATGCTTATCATATACAAAAATCGCTCCAATTAACGGGGGCGGAAGCGGTCGTTGCGGTTATGAGCGGCCACTTTCTGCAGCGCGGCGAGCCGGCGCTCATGAATAAATGGGCGCGTGCCGAAACGGCGCTGCGCGGCGGCTGCGATCTGGTCATCGAGCTGCCGCTCGCATATTCCATCCAGGCGGCGGATTGGTTTGCGTACGGCGCCGTATCGCTGCTGGAGGCGACAGGCGTCGTCGACTCCCTCTGCTTCGGCAGCGAGAGCGGCGATATTGCGCCGCTGCAGCGGCTCGCACGGGCGCTGCAGCGCGAGCCGGACGCGTTCAAATCGATGCTGGACGAGGCGCTCGCCGCCGGAGCCGCATATCCCGCGGCATATTCGGCGGCAGCCGCCCGCTATATGCTCGAAGCCGAAGGGGACAGCGAAGCGGCGGCATTCCCGCTCGCCCAGCCGAACAATACGCTCGGCCTCCATTATTTGCTGGCGCTCGAGAGACTGGGCAGCGCCATCGAGCCTTGCACAATCCGCCGCGAGCAGGCCGGATACCACGACCGTGCCGTTCCGGACGGCTCCGGCATCGCGAGCGCCACCGCAATCCGCCGGCTGCTGCTGGAAACCGGCAGCATGGACGGTCTGCGGCGCTTTGTGCCCGATTCGACGGAGCGCATATTGGCGGCCGAGTGCGCCGCCGGCCGCGCTCCCCGCAGCTGGGACGATTATTTCGCTCCGCTGCTGCACGCCATTGTTACAGGGACGCCGCGCAGCCTCGGCGCCCATCACGAATGGAACGAAGGACTCGAACACCGGCTGCTCGCCAAGCTTCCGCACCTGAAGGAACTTCGCTTCGAAACGCTGCTGGAGTCGCTCAAGACGAAGCGCTACACGCGCACGAAGCTGCAGCGGGCGCTGCTGTCGCTGCTGCTCGGGCTGCATAAAGAAGATTTGACGCCGCAGCTGCTGCGCGGCGGCGTCGAATATATCCGCGTCCTCGGCTTTACGGGACGCGGGCGGCGGCTGCTTGCCGCGATGCGCAGCAAAGCGCGGCTTCCGATTGTGATGAGCGCGGCCAGAGCCGCAGCCGATTACCACTTTCTGGAGCTCGATACGCGGGCGACAGCCGTATATGCGTCCGCCTACCCGGACGCCGGCCCGCAGGATCTGCTGCGCGATTACTATGAACGGCCGGTAATTGTCGATAGCCCGCAACGTTAA
- the fapR gene encoding transcription factor FapR, whose amino-acid sequence MERLPKKQRHQLLARLIEENPFITDRELTRQLKVSIQTIRLDRMELGIPELRERLKVMAERSYDPVKSLPLDEVIGDVVDLQLDRSAISVFEIREEHLFSRTGIARGHHVFAQANSLAVAVINDEIALTATADIRFLRSVRLGEKCIAKAYVRSGAGERSKAKVDVFTYVGDEMVFQGYFVIYRSAGETVSQEGGDERADRH is encoded by the coding sequence ATGGAACGTTTACCGAAGAAGCAGCGGCACCAGCTGCTGGCCCGGTTGATCGAGGAGAATCCTTTTATAACGGACCGGGAGCTGACAAGACAGCTTAAAGTAAGCATACAGACGATCAGGCTTGACAGGATGGAGCTCGGCATACCCGAGCTGCGCGAGCGGCTGAAGGTGATGGCGGAGAGGTCTTACGATCCGGTAAAATCGCTGCCGCTTGACGAAGTGATCGGCGATGTCGTCGATTTGCAGCTCGACCGCAGCGCCATTTCCGTGTTCGAAATCCGAGAAGAGCATTTGTTTTCGCGTACGGGCATTGCCCGCGGTCATCATGTTTTCGCCCAGGCGAATTCGCTTGCGGTTGCGGTCATAAATGATGAAATCGCCCTGACGGCAACGGCGGATATCCGTTTCTTGCGGTCGGTAAGGCTTGGAGAAAAATGCATTGCTAAAGCGTATGTCCGCTCGGGCGCCGGGGAACGGAGCAAGGCGAAGGTGGACGTGTTTACTTACGTCGGCGATGAGATGGTGTTTCAAGGCTATTTTGTCATTTATCGATCCGCAGGGGAAACGGTCAGTCAAGAAGGAGGAGACGAACGTGCGGATCGCCATTGA
- a CDS encoding beta-ketoacyl-ACP synthase III produces the protein MNVHPVGIIGTGKHVPDRILTNRELEQMVDTNDEWIVTRTGIRERRIVSPEEATSDLAIKAAEKALDAAELAAEDVDLIIVATITPDMFFPSTACLVQEKLGAKRAAAFDLSAACSGFIYGLATASSMISTGMYKNALVIGAECLSRITDYTDRNTCILFGDGAGAVVLGQVPEGRGFKSFELGADGAGAELLQLSGGGSRIPATAESVAAKKHYLYMAGSEVFKFAVRIMGSAAEEALRKAGMGKGDIDLLVPHQANIRIIQSALNRLELSEDKAMINLGRYGNMSAASIPVALAEAVEENRIKEGDCIVLVGFGGGLTWGASVLVW, from the coding sequence ATGAATGTCCATCCTGTGGGGATTATCGGAACGGGAAAACACGTTCCGGACCGAATATTAACGAATCGAGAACTGGAACAAATGGTGGATACGAACGATGAGTGGATCGTAACGCGGACCGGCATCCGCGAGCGCAGAATCGTATCCCCCGAGGAGGCGACCTCCGATCTGGCGATTAAAGCGGCGGAGAAGGCGCTGGATGCAGCCGAACTGGCGGCGGAAGATGTGGATCTCATTATCGTTGCGACGATTACGCCGGATATGTTTTTCCCTTCCACAGCCTGCCTCGTTCAAGAGAAGCTCGGAGCGAAGCGAGCGGCGGCATTCGATTTGTCGGCCGCCTGCTCGGGATTTATTTACGGGCTCGCGACAGCCTCGAGCATGATCTCTACCGGCATGTATAAAAATGCGCTGGTCATCGGTGCCGAGTGTTTGTCTCGCATTACGGATTACACCGACCGCAACACATGCATTCTGTTCGGCGACGGCGCGGGTGCGGTCGTGCTCGGACAAGTGCCGGAAGGCCGCGGCTTTAAGTCGTTCGAGCTTGGCGCAGACGGAGCGGGCGCGGAACTGCTGCAGCTGAGCGGCGGCGGGTCGCGGATCCCGGCAACTGCTGAGAGCGTGGCCGCCAAAAAGCATTATTTGTATATGGCGGGAAGTGAAGTGTTCAAATTCGCCGTCCGCATTATGGGATCGGCGGCCGAAGAAGCGCTGCGCAAAGCGGGCATGGGCAAAGGCGATATCGATTTGCTCGTCCCGCATCAGGCCAACATCCGCATCATCCAGTCGGCGCTGAACCGGCTTGAGCTGTCGGAAGATAAAGCCATGATCAACTTGGGCCGCTACGGCAACATGTCCGCAGCCTCGATTCCCGTGGCGCTGGCGGAAGCGGTGGAGGAAAACCGGATTAAGGAAGGCGACTGCATCGTGCTGGTCGGATTCGGCGGGGGCCTCACCTGGGGCGCATCCGTTCTCGTTTGGTGA
- the fabD gene encoding ACP S-malonyltransferase — protein sequence MGKTAFVFPGQGAQAVGMGKDVYETVQSAKAVFDQADAALGFKLSDLIFEGPDDALKQTANTQPALLTVSAALLEALKESGLTADYAAGHSLGEYSALVAAGALSFTDAVRIVRARGEFMEQAVPGGQGAMAAVLGAERDALSALCASVSAETGAVELANVNCPGQIVVSGTAAGVAAVVERGKEAGAKRVIPLEVSGPFHSSLMKPAAEKLAAVLENVTFSDAAVPVVANVTAQPVTAKDEIRRLLVEQVYSPVQWEDTVRWLIAQGVDTFVEIGSGTVLAGLIKKTDKSVRVISVNSAAALAALTE from the coding sequence ATGGGCAAGACGGCATTTGTATTTCCCGGACAGGGCGCGCAAGCGGTCGGTATGGGGAAGGACGTATATGAAACGGTTCAGAGCGCTAAAGCGGTGTTTGATCAAGCCGACGCGGCGCTCGGATTTAAGCTTAGCGATCTTATTTTCGAAGGTCCCGACGACGCCTTAAAGCAAACCGCAAATACGCAGCCTGCGCTGCTGACGGTAAGCGCGGCGCTGCTTGAGGCGCTGAAGGAAAGCGGGCTCACCGCCGATTATGCGGCGGGTCACAGCCTGGGCGAATACAGCGCGCTCGTCGCGGCCGGAGCGCTCTCCTTTACGGACGCGGTACGCATTGTGCGGGCGCGCGGGGAGTTTATGGAACAGGCGGTGCCGGGCGGACAGGGCGCGATGGCGGCCGTGCTCGGAGCGGAACGGGATGCGCTGTCCGCCCTGTGCGCGTCCGTCTCCGCTGAGACGGGAGCCGTTGAGCTGGCCAATGTGAACTGCCCGGGACAGATTGTCGTGTCGGGTACGGCGGCCGGCGTAGCCGCGGTAGTCGAGCGCGGGAAAGAAGCCGGCGCAAAACGCGTCATCCCGCTCGAGGTAAGCGGACCGTTTCACTCCTCGCTGATGAAACCGGCTGCCGAGAAGCTGGCGGCTGTGCTCGAGAACGTCACGTTCTCCGATGCGGCAGTGCCGGTCGTCGCCAATGTAACGGCACAGCCCGTCACGGCCAAGGATGAGATCCGCCGGCTGCTGGTCGAGCAGGTATATTCCCCGGTGCAGTGGGAAGATACCGTCCGCTGGCTGATCGCTCAAGGCGTCGACACGTTCGTGGAGATCGGATCCGGTACGGTGCTTGCCGGCTTGATCAAAAAGACGGACAAATCCGTCCGCGTCATCTCGGTGAACAGCGCGGCGGCGTTGGCTGCTCTGACCGAATAA
- the acpP gene encoding acyl carrier protein translates to MSDVLDRVKRIVVDRLGVDEAEVSLEASFKEDLGADSLDVVELVMELEDEFDMEISDEDAEKITTVGEVVNYIQSHT, encoded by the coding sequence ATGTCCGATGTATTGGATCGCGTAAAACGTATTGTCGTCGACCGCCTTGGCGTTGACGAAGCGGAGGTCTCGCTGGAAGCTTCCTTTAAGGAAGACCTGGGCGCTGACTCTCTCGACGTCGTCGAATTGGTCATGGAACTGGAAGACGAGTTCGATATGGAAATTTCTGATGAAGACGCAGAGAAAATTACCACTGTGGGAGAAGTAGTGAATTACATACAATCTCATACGTAA